In Staphylococcus lloydii, the following proteins share a genomic window:
- the tuf gene encoding elongation factor Tu, giving the protein MAKEKFDRSKEHANIGTIGHVDHGKTTLTAAIATVLAKNGDTVAQSYDMIDNAPEEKERGITINTAHIEYQTDKRHYAHVDCPGHADYVKNMITGAAQMDGGILVVSAADGPMPQTREHILLSRNVGVPALVVFLNKVDMVDDEELLELVEMEVRDLLSEYDFPGDDIPVIAGSALKALEGDAEYEQKILDLMQAVDDFIPTPERDSDKPFMMPVEDVFSITGRGTVATGRVERGQIKVGEEVEIIGMQEESSKTTVTGVEMFRKLLDYAEAGDNIGALLRGVAREDIQRGQVLAAPGSITPHTKFKAEVYVLSKDEGGRHTPFFSNYRPQFYFRTTDVTGVVTLPEGTEMVMPGDNVEMDVELISPIAIEDGTRFSIREGGRTVGSGVVTQIEK; this is encoded by the coding sequence ATGGCTAAAGAAAAATTCGATCGCTCAAAAGAACATGCCAATATTGGTACTATCGGTCACGTTGACCATGGTAAAACAACTTTAACAGCTGCTATCGCAACTGTATTAGCAAAAAATGGTGACACTGTAGCACAATCATACGACATGATTGACAACGCTCCAGAAGAAAAAGAACGTGGTATTACAATTAATACTGCTCACATTGAATATCAAACTGACAAACGTCACTATGCTCACGTTGACTGCCCAGGACACGCTGACTATGTTAAAAACATGATCACTGGTGCTGCTCAAATGGACGGCGGTATCTTAGTAGTATCTGCTGCTGACGGTCCAATGCCACAAACTCGTGAACACATCTTATTATCACGTAACGTTGGTGTTCCAGCATTAGTTGTATTCTTAAACAAAGTTGACATGGTTGACGACGAAGAATTATTAGAATTAGTTGAAATGGAAGTTCGTGACTTATTAAGCGAATACGACTTCCCTGGCGACGACATTCCTGTAATCGCTGGTTCTGCATTAAAAGCGCTTGAAGGCGACGCAGAATACGAACAAAAAATCTTAGACTTAATGCAAGCAGTTGATGACTTCATCCCAACTCCAGAACGTGACTCTGATAAACCATTCATGATGCCAGTTGAGGACGTATTCTCAATCACTGGTCGTGGTACTGTTGCTACAGGCCGTGTTGAACGTGGTCAAATCAAAGTCGGTGAAGAAGTTGAAATCATCGGTATGCAAGAAGAATCAAGCAAAACAACAGTTACTGGTGTAGAAATGTTCCGTAAATTATTAGACTACGCTGAAGCTGGTGACAACATTGGTGCTTTATTACGTGGTGTTGCACGTGAAGACATCCAACGTGGTCAAGTTTTAGCTGCTCCTGGTTCAATTACACCACACACTAAATTCAAAGCTGAAGTTTATGTATTATCAAAAGACGAAGGTGGACGTCATACTCCATTCTTCAGTAACTACCGCCCACAATTCTATTTCCGTACTACTGACGTAACAGGTGTTGTTACTTTACCAGAAGGTACTGAAATGGTTATGCCTGGTGACAACGTTGAAATGGACGTTGAATTAATTTCACCAATCGCTATCGAAGACGGTACTCGTTTCTCAATTCGTGAAGGTGGCCGTACTGTAGGATCAGGCGTTGTTACTCAAATCGAAAAATAA
- a CDS encoding M20 family metallopeptidase, producing the protein MFDWYQLANKKEDKMIQIRRYLHQYPELSFEELHTHEFIVNQLKQWSCDITEPVGRNGIVAKFNGTGDGPTIALRADFDALPVEELTTHDFKSKNDGVMHACGHDGHTAILLAVAEIINDNLEYLNGNVVLIFQYGEEMMPGGSQEMIDDGCLKGVDRVYGNHLWSGYPTGKIYSREGAMMASPDEFSIKIQGQGGHGAKPHETIDPVVVLAEFILSAQKIVSRTIDPVKQAVVSFGMIQAGSIDNVIPDAAYCKGTVRTFDTEVQQHVIDKMEKLLAGLAVANDIRYTLDYVRGYLPLHNNPKSYNTIKTAANDLNFRFNDSELMMIGEDFSHYLKVRPGAFFLTGCGNPQKNITASHHSPYFDIDESSLKYAVSTFLRILELEQVIKKS; encoded by the coding sequence TGTTTGATTGGTATCAACTTGCGAATAAAAAAGAAGATAAAATGATTCAAATTCGTAGATATTTACATCAATATCCTGAATTATCATTTGAAGAACTACATACACATGAATTTATCGTAAATCAATTAAAACAATGGTCATGCGATATTACTGAACCTGTTGGTCGTAACGGGATTGTAGCAAAATTTAACGGTACTGGTGACGGTCCAACCATCGCACTACGTGCAGATTTTGATGCACTTCCTGTCGAAGAACTTACTACACATGACTTTAAATCGAAAAATGATGGTGTGATGCATGCTTGTGGCCACGATGGGCACACAGCTATTTTATTAGCAGTCGCAGAAATAATAAACGACAATCTTGAATATTTAAACGGTAATGTCGTACTTATTTTCCAATACGGAGAAGAAATGATGCCTGGTGGCTCTCAGGAAATGATTGATGATGGTTGCCTTAAAGGTGTAGATAGAGTATATGGTAATCATTTATGGAGTGGTTATCCAACAGGCAAAATCTACTCCAGAGAAGGTGCGATGATGGCATCACCAGATGAATTCAGCATAAAAATTCAAGGTCAAGGCGGTCACGGCGCAAAACCACACGAAACGATAGACCCTGTCGTAGTATTGGCAGAATTTATTCTAAGCGCACAAAAAATTGTTTCTCGTACAATAGATCCTGTCAAACAAGCTGTCGTCAGTTTCGGTATGATTCAAGCTGGTAGTATAGACAACGTCATTCCAGATGCTGCATATTGTAAAGGCACTGTACGTACGTTCGATACCGAAGTACAACAACACGTTATAGACAAAATGGAAAAACTATTAGCAGGATTAGCCGTAGCGAATGATATAAGATATACTTTAGATTATGTACGCGGCTATTTACCGTTGCATAATAACCCTAAATCCTATAACACAATTAAGACGGCTGCTAATGATTTAAACTTTAGATTTAACGATTCAGAACTCATGATGATAGGTGAAGATTTTTCACACTATTTAAAAGTACGCCCTGGGGCATTCTTTTTAACAGGTTGTGGCAACCCACAAAAAAATATAACTGCGTCGCATCATAGTCCTTACTTTGATATAGATGAATCATCATTAAAATATGCAGTAAGTACATTTCTTAGAATTTTAGAATTAGAACAAGTTATCAAAAAATCATAA